From the genome of Novipirellula aureliae, one region includes:
- a CDS encoding AI-2E family transporter, with translation MNNPIVINRATNKQIFLIAVLLGMLVLATAGLFVPTLSILMLIFAGLLFGVFVHSISAWPASHTALSYRSSFLVVVTLMLLSIGIGSFYLGSQVVHQADELWTQLQAAVHTADERLSQNDWASEHLPSVSEMQEQLSQSTRANLPEMFQGLQWVGWGATGTLVVFFVGLYAAYEPDLYLTGVVKLVPNDQRDRVGEILNELNSALGRWIVGRLLSMTIVGVATAIAMGVLGVPLPISLGVLAALLTFIPNIGPLLAAVPQMLLAIDVGTQAVVYVLMFNVLLQTVESYLITPLVQRHEVALPPILTIAAQLVMGVMLGIIGIMMAAPLVVLAMVLVQMLYVEDRLGDAQPGSLTSE, from the coding sequence ATGAACAATCCAATCGTAATCAACCGGGCGACCAACAAGCAAATCTTTCTTATCGCGGTGTTGCTGGGGATGCTGGTGTTGGCGACCGCGGGGCTATTCGTGCCGACGCTGAGTATCTTGATGCTCATCTTCGCTGGGCTGCTGTTCGGCGTGTTCGTTCATTCAATCAGCGCATGGCCGGCGAGTCATACGGCACTGTCTTATCGCTCCAGTTTTCTCGTCGTTGTGACACTCATGCTGCTGTCGATCGGCATCGGCAGCTTCTACCTTGGATCGCAAGTGGTTCACCAGGCTGATGAGTTGTGGACGCAACTGCAAGCCGCCGTGCACACGGCAGACGAAAGGTTGTCGCAGAACGACTGGGCCAGCGAGCATTTGCCAAGTGTTTCAGAGATGCAAGAGCAACTATCGCAGTCGACCCGTGCCAATTTGCCGGAGATGTTCCAAGGTTTGCAATGGGTCGGCTGGGGGGCAACCGGGACATTGGTGGTCTTTTTCGTCGGGCTCTACGCAGCTTATGAACCTGATCTGTATCTAACGGGCGTGGTCAAATTGGTTCCCAACGACCAGCGAGATCGCGTGGGTGAAATCTTGAACGAATTGAATTCGGCACTGGGCCGATGGATCGTTGGACGACTTCTTTCGATGACAATCGTGGGGGTTGCAACAGCGATCGCGATGGGCGTTCTGGGGGTTCCGCTTCCAATCTCGCTCGGTGTTTTGGCTGCGCTGCTAACGTTCATTCCAAACATCGGGCCGCTGTTGGCTGCGGTGCCGCAAATGTTGCTGGCGATTGATGTCGGCACGCAAGCGGTTGTATATGTGCTGATGTTCAATGTACTTCTGCAAACGGTCGAAAGCTATCTGATTACACCGCTCGTTCAACGACACGAAGTCGCGTTGCCGCCAATCCTGACCATCGCCGCGCAGTTGGTGATGGGGGTCATGCTTGGAATCATCGGGATCATGATGGCTGCACCCTTGGTCGTGCTAGCGATGGTACTGGTCCAGATGCTTTACGTCGAGGATCGCCTTGGCGATGCGCAGCCCGGCTCACTAACGAGTGAATGA
- a CDS encoding YtxH domain-containing protein, which translates to MKTTLTLLTLIAGLTLVGCNDSVYDEQADAIRENTQDYADDVRERADNLAEQVEERSENMEDRFEVAKPPMEDNADEAADSIEERAERKADAIEEAGEKRADRLEELDDNVEVLESE; encoded by the coding sequence ATGAAAACCACACTAACACTGCTAACGCTCATCGCTGGACTGACCTTGGTTGGATGCAACGACAGCGTGTACGACGAACAAGCTGACGCGATCCGTGAAAACACGCAGGACTACGCAGACGACGTGCGTGAACGAGCCGACAATCTCGCCGAACAGGTCGAAGAGCGAAGCGAGAACATGGAGGATCGCTTCGAAGTCGCCAAGCCGCCGATGGAAGATAATGCCGATGAGGCCGCTGACAGCATTGAAGAACGTGCAGAGCGGAAAGCGGATGCGATTGAAGAAGCAGGCGAGAAGCGAGCCGACCGACTTGAAGAATTGGATGACAACGTCGAAGTGCTTGAATCCGAGTAA
- a CDS encoding MgtC/SapB family protein, whose product METYQALAISLGLGLLVGLQRQWNDSDIAGIRTFPLIAMLGTLSTLPGNQVGWMSAAGILAIAVLLAIANLAKIRSGAFDSGMTTEVAALLMFAVGCALGVGVTGPAIVTAGVAAVLLHWKKRLHGVVSSMTDKDFRAVMNLALIGLIVLPILPDKTYGPYDVLNPYGIWRMVVLIVGISMAAYVAYKFLGAKVGAILGGVLGGLISSTATTVSYARQTKDSPNISVVAALVILIASTIVNVRVLVEIGVVAPSLLKVAFLPMTAMLLLMVVECLVLYLPVRKQETLPQDHDNPARLRPAIIFGFLYALVLFIVAAAKDIFGDDALYWIAGISGLTDVDAITLSTAKMFNEDRVGAEMAWRVILIATMSNLVFKAGAVAVLGSRRLAFYVAVAFGIALAGGGLLLAFWPGAEVMQVPNP is encoded by the coding sequence ATGGAAACCTACCAAGCCTTAGCGATCTCCCTTGGACTTGGGTTACTGGTTGGTTTACAGCGTCAGTGGAACGATTCCGATATTGCTGGGATTCGAACGTTTCCCCTGATTGCGATGCTGGGCACACTATCGACCCTGCCGGGCAATCAAGTCGGCTGGATGAGTGCTGCAGGTATCCTGGCGATTGCAGTATTATTAGCGATCGCGAATCTCGCGAAGATTCGTTCCGGAGCGTTCGATTCCGGCATGACCACCGAGGTTGCTGCGCTTCTAATGTTCGCCGTCGGGTGCGCGCTGGGTGTCGGCGTAACCGGGCCAGCGATCGTGACGGCGGGCGTAGCCGCGGTCCTCTTGCACTGGAAAAAACGACTGCATGGAGTGGTCAGTTCGATGACCGACAAAGACTTTCGTGCCGTCATGAATCTGGCGTTGATCGGCCTGATTGTCCTGCCGATTCTACCCGATAAAACCTACGGCCCCTACGATGTTCTGAATCCGTACGGCATCTGGCGGATGGTCGTGTTAATCGTTGGCATCAGCATGGCGGCGTATGTGGCTTACAAGTTCCTCGGAGCGAAAGTCGGTGCGATTCTGGGCGGAGTCCTGGGAGGATTGATCTCTAGTACAGCAACGACGGTTAGCTATGCACGGCAGACGAAGGACTCGCCGAACATCAGCGTGGTGGCCGCGTTGGTGATTTTGATTGCTTCGACGATTGTCAACGTTCGCGTGTTGGTCGAGATCGGCGTGGTGGCGCCTAGCTTATTGAAAGTCGCATTCCTACCGATGACGGCGATGCTTTTGTTGATGGTCGTCGAATGCCTGGTCCTTTACTTGCCCGTTCGCAAGCAAGAGACACTGCCACAGGACCACGACAATCCCGCGCGACTCAGACCGGCAATCATCTTCGGCTTCCTCTATGCGCTTGTCCTGTTTATCGTGGCCGCAGCAAAAGATATCTTTGGTGACGATGCGCTCTATTGGATTGCGGGTATTTCCGGATTGACGGATGTGGATGCAATCACACTCTCAACGGCCAAGATGTTCAATGAGGATCGAGTCGGTGCGGAAATGGCCTGGCGAGTGATTTTGATTGCCACGATGTCCAACCTTGTGTTTAAAGCGGGCGCCGTTGCAGTGCTGGGAAGCCGTAGGTTGGCGTTCTATGTCGCCGTCGCGTTCGGGATCGCATTGGCTGGCGGTGGATTGCTCCTCGCGTTTTGGCCTGGGGCCGAGGTCATGCAGGTTCCCAACCCATGA
- a CDS encoding cupin domain-containing protein: protein MDIPQLTCKTDAEFGEMGQQYLAAGKQVALRRWQEDPCDFSPPTHRDYETVGFVLRGVLELDLDGETATLRAGDSWLVPQGAQHRYRIVEPMIAIEATSPPARFNERDEPPTDMAYHKCRR, encoded by the coding sequence ATGGATATTCCACAACTCACGTGCAAAACCGACGCCGAATTTGGCGAGATGGGCCAACAGTATCTTGCTGCCGGAAAACAGGTTGCCCTTCGCCGTTGGCAAGAAGACCCCTGCGATTTCAGCCCGCCAACCCATCGTGACTACGAAACAGTGGGCTTTGTGCTCCGTGGCGTACTCGAACTTGATCTCGATGGCGAAACCGCAACGTTGCGCGCGGGCGATTCATGGCTCGTGCCTCAAGGAGCCCAGCATCGCTACCGAATCGTCGAGCCCATGATTGCGATCGAAGCAACCAGCCCGCCGGCGAGATTCAACGAGCGTGACGAACCACCAACAGATATGGCGTATCACAAATGTCGCCGCTAG
- a CDS encoding diacylglycerol/lipid kinase family protein, which translates to MSPLAIVWNSGSGRAAEITELRRTLAGRLTEWIDLSEISELETELRVVRVRGKRLERYYANIAAGGNWVRVSETITDELKSRWGAFRYIRGAIDVLPNMTSYRISATCDSGVFTQLDSWAVLVANGKPNAGRIEVAPKASPTDGLIDVVIVRNGTVGDMVEIVANNLLGDFLESDQVIFRQVRSLHPHSNPPMPFTMDGEVVDEAPVHFDVVPGAIHMHIGKH; encoded by the coding sequence ATGTCGCCGCTAGCCATCGTTTGGAATTCGGGCTCCGGTCGCGCCGCAGAGATCACGGAACTTCGGCGCACACTTGCAGGACGATTAACCGAATGGATCGACCTTTCGGAAATTTCTGAATTAGAAACGGAACTACGCGTCGTCCGCGTCCGAGGCAAACGATTAGAGCGTTACTATGCTAACATCGCGGCAGGTGGAAATTGGGTCCGAGTTAGCGAAACAATTACCGACGAACTAAAATCGCGTTGGGGAGCATTCCGCTACATCCGCGGCGCAATCGATGTTTTGCCCAACATGACAAGTTACCGCATTAGTGCGACCTGCGACTCCGGAGTCTTCACTCAACTCGATTCTTGGGCTGTTCTTGTCGCCAATGGTAAGCCAAACGCCGGGCGGATTGAGGTCGCACCAAAAGCATCTCCGACCGACGGCTTGATCGACGTCGTCATCGTTCGCAATGGCACAGTCGGCGACATGGTCGAGATCGTCGCCAACAATCTGCTGGGCGACTTCCTTGAAAGCGACCAAGTTATCTTTCGCCAGGTACGTTCTCTGCACCCGCATTCCAATCCCCCGATGCCATTCACGATGGACGGTGAAGTGGTCGATGAGGCTCCTGTTCATTTTGATGTCGTCCCCGGAGCAATCCACATGCACATTGGTAAGCACTAG
- a CDS encoding glycoside hydrolase family 97 protein — protein MKSLKLLLILTTAAACSSATAEEILRSPDEKIEVSLRTDEGNVTYSVRLGGDAIIGPSSLGLKPNDLAPLEVAKVTRSSADNVWEPVWGSQKRYRDHYNEIQLKVEGDAAQTIIFRAYNDGIAFRYQIPESFKFSDQVYAHEASEISIISEKPTAWFPLSQVLVSDAVDLNTWESGNRKVNKNARYDFKPARIRTPFTVKLSEQACLSVHEAAVVHSDEAWLNLDGNTLTVLSNLKTAGGWVTPWRTIQIADKPGGLITSSLIVNLNAPCEFEDTSWIKPGVTLWDWRAHGAHADDGFEYGLNTESYIRFIDFAAEAEVEYLMLDAEWYGPERDPKSDPKTAIPEIDIEQVCAYAKSKGVGIWLYVNTKAFQNFDMDETFSVYRNWGVVGIKHGFLGGGSHAKNEFSHNVAKKCAEYHIMYVVHESEKPSGVERTWPNILSYEYVNSMLDSGTRPAATPSRVINNLFVFGLSGPVDRSCGMFDLDSYITREYCHRQIPSTVVSQTAQCLLFPSGLVTLPDFPDAYRRKADLFEFIAQLPMSYDETRVLDAEFGQHITLARQAGDEWFVGALADEAGRKTSVTLDFLEEGVTYDLTLYEDAPDAHYEYIGPMNKREAMTQKVTLEPQATRRELYQVKKITAKKGDMIPTVIAPGGGHCMWIRPQAATHLTR, from the coding sequence ATGAAATCACTAAAACTCTTGTTGATACTAACGACAGCGGCGGCATGCTCATCGGCCACTGCAGAGGAAATCTTGCGTTCTCCTGATGAGAAGATTGAAGTTTCCCTGCGGACCGACGAAGGGAATGTCACTTATTCGGTTCGTCTTGGTGGCGACGCCATCATCGGCCCGTCAAGTCTGGGACTGAAGCCGAATGACTTGGCACCGCTTGAGGTCGCGAAGGTAACCCGCTCTTCGGCGGACAATGTATGGGAGCCGGTCTGGGGCAGTCAGAAGAGATACCGAGATCATTACAACGAAATCCAACTGAAGGTTGAAGGCGACGCTGCCCAGACGATTATTTTTAGGGCCTACAACGATGGGATCGCATTCCGCTATCAGATCCCAGAATCCTTCAAATTCAGTGACCAGGTGTACGCGCATGAAGCGAGTGAGATATCGATTATTTCAGAAAAGCCGACTGCATGGTTTCCTCTAAGTCAGGTTCTCGTATCCGATGCAGTGGATTTGAATACGTGGGAATCTGGGAACCGTAAGGTCAATAAGAATGCGCGGTATGACTTTAAGCCAGCAAGGATCCGCACGCCATTTACAGTAAAACTGTCCGAGCAGGCGTGCCTCTCGGTTCATGAAGCGGCTGTGGTCCATTCCGATGAAGCTTGGCTAAACCTGGATGGTAACACACTGACGGTTTTGAGCAACTTGAAAACGGCTGGCGGCTGGGTGACCCCCTGGAGAACGATTCAAATTGCCGATAAGCCGGGCGGGTTGATCACGTCCTCGCTGATTGTCAACTTGAACGCGCCTTGTGAGTTTGAAGACACCTCTTGGATCAAGCCGGGCGTGACCCTGTGGGACTGGCGTGCCCACGGCGCCCATGCCGATGATGGATTTGAGTATGGTCTGAATACGGAAAGCTACATCCGCTTTATCGACTTTGCCGCCGAGGCCGAAGTGGAGTATTTGATGCTGGATGCCGAGTGGTATGGCCCGGAGAGAGATCCGAAGTCGGATCCAAAAACCGCTATTCCTGAAATTGATATCGAACAGGTCTGTGCGTATGCAAAAAGCAAGGGAGTCGGGATTTGGCTGTACGTTAACACCAAAGCATTTCAAAACTTTGACATGGATGAAACGTTTTCTGTTTACAGGAACTGGGGAGTGGTTGGGATAAAGCACGGTTTTCTAGGCGGAGGCAGTCACGCAAAAAATGAGTTCAGCCATAACGTCGCAAAGAAATGCGCCGAGTATCACATTATGTATGTCGTGCATGAATCCGAAAAGCCGAGCGGGGTTGAGAGGACCTGGCCGAATATCCTCTCCTACGAATATGTGAACAGCATGCTCGACTCTGGTACCCGTCCGGCCGCCACGCCCAGTCGCGTCATCAATAATCTTTTTGTGTTTGGGCTCAGCGGTCCGGTGGATCGCAGCTGCGGTATGTTCGATCTGGACTCTTACATCACCCGCGAATATTGCCACCGTCAGATCCCCTCGACTGTGGTTTCCCAGACTGCACAGTGCCTTCTGTTCCCCAGCGGCCTCGTAACCCTGCCCGATTTTCCGGATGCCTATCGTCGCAAAGCGGATCTGTTCGAATTCATTGCGCAGCTACCGATGAGTTATGACGAGACAAGGGTGTTGGATGCTGAATTCGGGCAACACATTACGTTAGCCCGCCAGGCTGGAGACGAGTGGTTCGTTGGGGCATTGGCGGACGAAGCAGGTCGTAAAACCAGCGTGACTTTGGACTTTCTCGAAGAGGGTGTCACCTACGACCTAACACTCTACGAAGACGCCCCGGATGCCCATTATGAATACATCGGGCCGATGAATAAGCGTGAAGCTATGACGCAAAAGGTAACGCTGGAGCCCCAGGCTACCAGACGTGAACTTTATCAAGTGAAAAAAATCACCGCGAAGAAGGGTGATATGATTCCTACGGTCATCGCGCCGGGCGGTGGCCACTGCATGTGGATTCGTCCGCAGGCTGCCACGCATTTGACTCGCTGA